A portion of the Salvelinus fontinalis isolate EN_2023a unplaced genomic scaffold, ASM2944872v1 scaffold_0820, whole genome shotgun sequence genome contains these proteins:
- the LOC129847391 gene encoding SKI family transcriptional corepressor 1 homolog-B-like isoform X5, which translates to MESIPNQQPAGRDSSSSPSSKQDVQPFSSPISLKPNQVSETALYGVHIVSLVIDGQERLCLAQISNTLLKNYSYNEIHNRRVALGITCVQCTPVQLEILRRAGAMPISSRRCGMITKREAERLCKSFLGAHNPPKLPENFAFDVSHECAWGSRGSFIPARYNSSRAKCIKCTYCNMYFSPNKFIFHSHRTPESKYTQPDAANFNSWRRHLKLTDKSSSDDVAHAWEDVKAMFNGGSRKRTLPMSGSSMSSPLKSHSTSNPTQRSSPEVPHKTLRCDEDRGRPNISLSNGVRNYPVIPVPSKSFGMLQKIQPPLFPHPYGFPAFGLCQKKDDGVGETNKTNVSGVFWPGAKDSIYPSFPMFWPTAGGLPMPPYQQSPPKPPTELLSVRQSDLELSDQSDRCANTPKDSFHDSERCSSSQSTRNDEDKSGDEARSTEGLPTTPRKINYISAFRPVVKDAESIAKLYGNRDTYSGVRSGYLSPDFVSESSSYRSMSPDVDSVDDPDVDVESNRAQEDEESVQLSVEDRQSPPPLNSAHSGPEDSQELGTSPGPHPEDPHSGSSDDERQGGQVSERHDTPVYEVYTHEKDGQMPLNCPSTFGSKHSSPLQSNGVLHVSDPHKQRSPTREDVPQGAYQDQAKESPTCDGALRQHDVSRIHEKDIENMAKEELQKQLVEQVELRKKLEREFQSLKGPNEEGTVLQRRDGPTASYCPRHFVQRVGSRKKGALCNTTEAKRSS; encoded by the exons ATGGAGTCGATACCCAATCAACAACCAGCGGGACGAGACTCCAGCTCTTCCCCCAGCTCCAAGCAGGACGTTCAGCCcttctccagccccatctcccTGAAGCCTAACCAAGTCAGCGAGACCGCGTTGTATGGAGTGCACATCGTGTCTTTGGTCATAGATGGCCAGGAAAGACTTTGCTTGGCGCAGATATCCAACACATTGCTAAAGAACTACAGTTACAACGAAATCCATAACCGACGCGTTGCTCTTGGAATCACCTGCGTCCAGTGCACGCCCGTCCAGCTCGAGATACTGAGGCGCGCTGGCGCCATGCCAATCTCCTCGCGGCGCTGCGGTATGATCACCAAGCGGGAGGCGGAGAGGCTATGTAAATCATTCCTCGGTGCTCACAACCCACCGAAGCTACCGGAAAATTTCGCTTTTGATGTCTCTCATGAATGCGCTTGGGGAAGCAGAGGTAGCTTCATACCTGCAAGGTATAACAGCTCGAGGGCCAAGTGCATTAAATGCACATATTGTAACATGTATTTTTCCCCAAATAAATTCATATTCCACTCCCATCGCACTCCCGAGTCCAAGTATACACAGCCAGACGCAGCAAACTTCAATTCGTGGAGGCGCCACCTCAAACTAACAGACAAAAGCTCGTCGGATGATGTTGCCCACGCGTGGGAGGATGTTAAAGCGATGTTCAACGGGGGAAGTCGTAAGAGGACGCTACCTATGAGTGGGtcatccatgtcctctcctttGAAGTCACATTCCACCAGTAACCCAACCCAAAGAAGTTCCCCTGAGGTACCCCATAAAACGTTGCGCTGTGACGAAGACCGAGGTAGGCCTAACATCAGTCTGTCAAATGGCGTCCGGAACTACCCGGTTATCCCTGTGCCCAGCAAGAGCTTTGGGATGCTTCAAAAGATCCAGCCACCTCTCTTCCCCCACCCGTATGGATTCCCTGCGTTTGGACTGTGTCAAAAGAAGGACGACGGAGTGGGAGAGACAAATAAAACCAACGTTTCGGGTGTCTTTTGGCCAGGAGCAAAGGACAgtatctatccctctttcccgATGTTTTGGCCTACTGCAGGTGGCCTACCGATGCCACCGTATCAACAGTCACCACCCAAACCACCCACAGAGCTCTTAAGTGTCCGACAGAGTGATCTCGAGTTATCGGATCAAAGTGACCGGTGCGCAAACACACCTAAGGATAGCTTTCACGACAGCGAACGGTGCTCCAGCTCACAATCCACCCGGAACGACGAGGATAAATCCGGGGATGAGGCCCGGTCGACGGAAGGACTCCCCACAACTCCACGGAAGATAAATTACATCTCTGCGTTCAGACCTGTGGTGAAAGACGCCGAAAGCATTGCAAAGCTATACGGCAACAGGGACACGTACAGCGGTGTGCGCTCTGGTTACCTATCGCCAGATTTCGTGAGTGAAAGTTCTAGCTATAGGTCTATGTCCCCGGATGTGGATAGCGTGGACGACCCAGACGTTGACGTGGAGTCAAACAGGGCACAAGAGGATGAAGAGTCAGTCCAACTGTCAGTGGAGGACCGTCAGAGTCCCCCGCCCCTCAACTCAGCCCATTCCGGGCCGGAAGATAGTCAAGAGCTGGGGACAAGTCCAGGACCACACCCGGAAGATCCCCACTCCGGGTCCTCTGATGACGAGAGGCAGGGTGGACAGGTGTCAGAGCGCCATGATACACCGGTGTACGAA GTGTACACACATGAAAAGGATGGACAAATGCCTTTGAACTGTCCATCTACGTTTGGATCAAAACATAGCAGCCCATTGCAATCGAACG GTGTCCTCCATGTTTCCGACCCACATAAACAACGTTCTCCTACAAGAGAGGACGTTCCACAGGGAGCCTATCAGGACCAAGCAAAGGAAAGCCCAACAT GCGATGGGGCGTTACGTCAGCATGACGTCAGTAGGATCCACGAAAAAGATATCGAAAACATGGCTAAAG AGGAACTTCAGAAACAGCTTGTCGAACAAGTGGAGCTCAGAAAAAAGTTGGAACGCGAATTTCAAAGTTTAAAAG GACCAAATGAAGAGGGAACTGTCTTACAGAGAAGAGATGGTCCAACAGCTTCATATTGTCCGAG ACACTTTGTGCAGCGAGTTGGATCAAGAAAGAAAGGCGCGTTATGCAATACAACAGAAGCTAAAAG AAGCTCATGA
- the LOC129847391 gene encoding SKI family transcriptional corepressor 1 homolog-B-like isoform X6 gives MESIPNQQPAGRDSSSSPSSKQDVQPFSSPISLKPNQVSETALYGVHIVSLVIDGQERLCLAQISNTLLKNYSYNEIHNRRVALGITCVQCTPVQLEILRRAGAMPISSRRCGMITKREAERLCKSFLGAHNPPKLPENFAFDVSHECAWGSRGSFIPARYNSSRAKCIKCTYCNMYFSPNKFIFHSHRTPESKYTQPDAANFNSWRRHLKLTDKSSSDDVAHAWEDVKAMFNGGSRKRTLPMSGSSMSSPLKSHSTSNPTQRSSPEVPHKTLRCDEDRGRPNISLSNGVRNYPVIPVPSKSFGMLQKIQPPLFPHPYGFPAFGLCQKKDDGVGETNKTNVSGVFWPGAKDSIYPSFPMFWPTAGGLPMPPYQQSPPKPPTELLSVRQSDLELSDQSDRCANTPKDSFHDSERCSSSQSTRNDEDKSGDEARSTEGLPTTPRKINYISAFRPVVKDAESIAKLYGNRDTYSGVRSGYLSPDFVSESSSYRSMSPDVDSVDDPDVDVESNRAQEDEESVQLSVEDRQSPPPLNSAHSGPEDSQELGTSPGPHPEDPHSGSSDDERQGGQVSERHDTPVYEVYTHEKDGQMPLNCPSTFGSKHSSPLQSNGVLHVSDPHKQRSPTREDVPQGAYQDQAKESPTCDGALRQHDVSRIHEKDIENMAKEELQKQLVEQVELRKKLEREFQSLKGPNEEGTVLQRRDGPTASYCPRHFVQRVGSRKKGALCNTTEAKSS, from the exons ATGGAGTCGATACCCAATCAACAACCAGCGGGACGAGACTCCAGCTCTTCCCCCAGCTCCAAGCAGGACGTTCAGCCcttctccagccccatctcccTGAAGCCTAACCAAGTCAGCGAGACCGCGTTGTATGGAGTGCACATCGTGTCTTTGGTCATAGATGGCCAGGAAAGACTTTGCTTGGCGCAGATATCCAACACATTGCTAAAGAACTACAGTTACAACGAAATCCATAACCGACGCGTTGCTCTTGGAATCACCTGCGTCCAGTGCACGCCCGTCCAGCTCGAGATACTGAGGCGCGCTGGCGCCATGCCAATCTCCTCGCGGCGCTGCGGTATGATCACCAAGCGGGAGGCGGAGAGGCTATGTAAATCATTCCTCGGTGCTCACAACCCACCGAAGCTACCGGAAAATTTCGCTTTTGATGTCTCTCATGAATGCGCTTGGGGAAGCAGAGGTAGCTTCATACCTGCAAGGTATAACAGCTCGAGGGCCAAGTGCATTAAATGCACATATTGTAACATGTATTTTTCCCCAAATAAATTCATATTCCACTCCCATCGCACTCCCGAGTCCAAGTATACACAGCCAGACGCAGCAAACTTCAATTCGTGGAGGCGCCACCTCAAACTAACAGACAAAAGCTCGTCGGATGATGTTGCCCACGCGTGGGAGGATGTTAAAGCGATGTTCAACGGGGGAAGTCGTAAGAGGACGCTACCTATGAGTGGGtcatccatgtcctctcctttGAAGTCACATTCCACCAGTAACCCAACCCAAAGAAGTTCCCCTGAGGTACCCCATAAAACGTTGCGCTGTGACGAAGACCGAGGTAGGCCTAACATCAGTCTGTCAAATGGCGTCCGGAACTACCCGGTTATCCCTGTGCCCAGCAAGAGCTTTGGGATGCTTCAAAAGATCCAGCCACCTCTCTTCCCCCACCCGTATGGATTCCCTGCGTTTGGACTGTGTCAAAAGAAGGACGACGGAGTGGGAGAGACAAATAAAACCAACGTTTCGGGTGTCTTTTGGCCAGGAGCAAAGGACAgtatctatccctctttcccgATGTTTTGGCCTACTGCAGGTGGCCTACCGATGCCACCGTATCAACAGTCACCACCCAAACCACCCACAGAGCTCTTAAGTGTCCGACAGAGTGATCTCGAGTTATCGGATCAAAGTGACCGGTGCGCAAACACACCTAAGGATAGCTTTCACGACAGCGAACGGTGCTCCAGCTCACAATCCACCCGGAACGACGAGGATAAATCCGGGGATGAGGCCCGGTCGACGGAAGGACTCCCCACAACTCCACGGAAGATAAATTACATCTCTGCGTTCAGACCTGTGGTGAAAGACGCCGAAAGCATTGCAAAGCTATACGGCAACAGGGACACGTACAGCGGTGTGCGCTCTGGTTACCTATCGCCAGATTTCGTGAGTGAAAGTTCTAGCTATAGGTCTATGTCCCCGGATGTGGATAGCGTGGACGACCCAGACGTTGACGTGGAGTCAAACAGGGCACAAGAGGATGAAGAGTCAGTCCAACTGTCAGTGGAGGACCGTCAGAGTCCCCCGCCCCTCAACTCAGCCCATTCCGGGCCGGAAGATAGTCAAGAGCTGGGGACAAGTCCAGGACCACACCCGGAAGATCCCCACTCCGGGTCCTCTGATGACGAGAGGCAGGGTGGACAGGTGTCAGAGCGCCATGATACACCGGTGTACGAA GTGTACACACATGAAAAGGATGGACAAATGCCTTTGAACTGTCCATCTACGTTTGGATCAAAACATAGCAGCCCATTGCAATCGAACG GTGTCCTCCATGTTTCCGACCCACATAAACAACGTTCTCCTACAAGAGAGGACGTTCCACAGGGAGCCTATCAGGACCAAGCAAAGGAAAGCCCAACAT GCGATGGGGCGTTACGTCAGCATGACGTCAGTAGGATCCACGAAAAAGATATCGAAAACATGGCTAAAG AGGAACTTCAGAAACAGCTTGTCGAACAAGTGGAGCTCAGAAAAAAGTTGGAACGCGAATTTCAAAGTTTAAAAG GACCAAATGAAGAGGGAACTGTCTTACAGAGAAGAGATGGTCCAACAGCTTCATATTGTCCGAG ACACTTTGTGCAGCGAGTTGGATCAAGAAAGAAAGGCGCGTTATGCAATACAACAGAAGCTAAAAG CTCATGA
- the LOC129847391 gene encoding SKI family transcriptional corepressor 1 homolog-B-like isoform X8 has translation MESIPNQQPAGRDSSSSPSSKQDVQPFSSPISLKPNQVSETALYGVHIVSLVIDGQERLCLAQISNTLLKNYSYNEIHNRRVALGITCVQCTPVQLEILRRAGAMPISSRRCGMITKREAERLCKSFLGAHNPPKLPENFAFDVSHECAWGSRGSFIPARYNSSRAKCIKCTYCNMYFSPNKFIFHSHRTPESKYTQPDAANFNSWRRHLKLTDKSSSDDVAHAWEDVKAMFNGGSRKRTLPMSGSSMSSPLKSHSTSNPTQRSSPEVPHKTLRCDEDRGRPNISLSNGVRNYPVIPVPSKSFGMLQKIQPPLFPHPYGFPAFGLCQKKDDGVGETNKTNVSGVFWPGAKDSIYPSFPMFWPTAGGLPMPPYQQSPPKPPTELLSVRQSDLELSDQSDRCANTPKDSFHDSERCSSSQSTRNDEDKSGDEARSTEGLPTTPRKINYISAFRPVVKDAESIAKLYGNRDTYSGVRSGYLSPDFVSESSSYRSMSPDVDSVDDPDVDVESNRAQEDEESVQLSVEDRQSPPPLNSAHSGPEDSQELGTSPGPHPEDPHSGSSDDERQGGQVSERHDTPVYEVYTHEKDGQMPLNCPSTFGSKHSSPLQSNGVLHVSDPHKQRSPTREDVPQGAYQDQAKESPTCDGALRQHDVSRIHEKDIENMAKEELQKQLVEQVELRKKLEREFQSLKGPNEEGTVLQRRDGPTASYCPSS, from the exons ATGGAGTCGATACCCAATCAACAACCAGCGGGACGAGACTCCAGCTCTTCCCCCAGCTCCAAGCAGGACGTTCAGCCcttctccagccccatctcccTGAAGCCTAACCAAGTCAGCGAGACCGCGTTGTATGGAGTGCACATCGTGTCTTTGGTCATAGATGGCCAGGAAAGACTTTGCTTGGCGCAGATATCCAACACATTGCTAAAGAACTACAGTTACAACGAAATCCATAACCGACGCGTTGCTCTTGGAATCACCTGCGTCCAGTGCACGCCCGTCCAGCTCGAGATACTGAGGCGCGCTGGCGCCATGCCAATCTCCTCGCGGCGCTGCGGTATGATCACCAAGCGGGAGGCGGAGAGGCTATGTAAATCATTCCTCGGTGCTCACAACCCACCGAAGCTACCGGAAAATTTCGCTTTTGATGTCTCTCATGAATGCGCTTGGGGAAGCAGAGGTAGCTTCATACCTGCAAGGTATAACAGCTCGAGGGCCAAGTGCATTAAATGCACATATTGTAACATGTATTTTTCCCCAAATAAATTCATATTCCACTCCCATCGCACTCCCGAGTCCAAGTATACACAGCCAGACGCAGCAAACTTCAATTCGTGGAGGCGCCACCTCAAACTAACAGACAAAAGCTCGTCGGATGATGTTGCCCACGCGTGGGAGGATGTTAAAGCGATGTTCAACGGGGGAAGTCGTAAGAGGACGCTACCTATGAGTGGGtcatccatgtcctctcctttGAAGTCACATTCCACCAGTAACCCAACCCAAAGAAGTTCCCCTGAGGTACCCCATAAAACGTTGCGCTGTGACGAAGACCGAGGTAGGCCTAACATCAGTCTGTCAAATGGCGTCCGGAACTACCCGGTTATCCCTGTGCCCAGCAAGAGCTTTGGGATGCTTCAAAAGATCCAGCCACCTCTCTTCCCCCACCCGTATGGATTCCCTGCGTTTGGACTGTGTCAAAAGAAGGACGACGGAGTGGGAGAGACAAATAAAACCAACGTTTCGGGTGTCTTTTGGCCAGGAGCAAAGGACAgtatctatccctctttcccgATGTTTTGGCCTACTGCAGGTGGCCTACCGATGCCACCGTATCAACAGTCACCACCCAAACCACCCACAGAGCTCTTAAGTGTCCGACAGAGTGATCTCGAGTTATCGGATCAAAGTGACCGGTGCGCAAACACACCTAAGGATAGCTTTCACGACAGCGAACGGTGCTCCAGCTCACAATCCACCCGGAACGACGAGGATAAATCCGGGGATGAGGCCCGGTCGACGGAAGGACTCCCCACAACTCCACGGAAGATAAATTACATCTCTGCGTTCAGACCTGTGGTGAAAGACGCCGAAAGCATTGCAAAGCTATACGGCAACAGGGACACGTACAGCGGTGTGCGCTCTGGTTACCTATCGCCAGATTTCGTGAGTGAAAGTTCTAGCTATAGGTCTATGTCCCCGGATGTGGATAGCGTGGACGACCCAGACGTTGACGTGGAGTCAAACAGGGCACAAGAGGATGAAGAGTCAGTCCAACTGTCAGTGGAGGACCGTCAGAGTCCCCCGCCCCTCAACTCAGCCCATTCCGGGCCGGAAGATAGTCAAGAGCTGGGGACAAGTCCAGGACCACACCCGGAAGATCCCCACTCCGGGTCCTCTGATGACGAGAGGCAGGGTGGACAGGTGTCAGAGCGCCATGATACACCGGTGTACGAA GTGTACACACATGAAAAGGATGGACAAATGCCTTTGAACTGTCCATCTACGTTTGGATCAAAACATAGCAGCCCATTGCAATCGAACG GTGTCCTCCATGTTTCCGACCCACATAAACAACGTTCTCCTACAAGAGAGGACGTTCCACAGGGAGCCTATCAGGACCAAGCAAAGGAAAGCCCAACAT GCGATGGGGCGTTACGTCAGCATGACGTCAGTAGGATCCACGAAAAAGATATCGAAAACATGGCTAAAG AGGAACTTCAGAAACAGCTTGTCGAACAAGTGGAGCTCAGAAAAAAGTTGGAACGCGAATTTCAAAGTTTAAAAG GACCAAATGAAGAGGGAACTGTCTTACAGAGAAGAGATGGTCCAACAGCTTCATATTGTCCGAG CTCATGA
- the LOC129847391 gene encoding SKI family transcriptional corepressor 1 homolog-B-like isoform X7, with amino-acid sequence MESIPNQQPAGRDSSSSPSSKQDVQPFSSPISLKPNQVSETALYGVHIVSLVIDGQERLCLAQISNTLLKNYSYNEIHNRRVALGITCVQCTPVQLEILRRAGAMPISSRRCGMITKREAERLCKSFLGAHNPPKLPENFAFDVSHECAWGSRGSFIPARYNSSRAKCIKCTYCNMYFSPNKFIFHSHRTPESKYTQPDAANFNSWRRHLKLTDKSSSDDVAHAWEDVKAMFNGGSRKRTLPMSGSSMSSPLKSHSTSNPTQRSSPEVPHKTLRCDEDRGRPNISLSNGVRNYPVIPVPSKSFGMLQKIQPPLFPHPYGFPAFGLCQKKDDGVGETNKTNVSGVFWPGAKDSIYPSFPMFWPTAGGLPMPPYQQSPPKPPTELLSVRQSDLELSDQSDRCANTPKDSFHDSERCSSSQSTRNDEDKSGDEARSTEGLPTTPRKINYISAFRPVVKDAESIAKLYGNRDTYSGVRSGYLSPDFVSESSSYRSMSPDVDSVDDPDVDVESNRAQEDEESVQLSVEDRQSPPPLNSAHSGPEDSQELGTSPGPHPEDPHSGSSDDERQGGQVSERHDTPVYEVYTHEKDGQMPLNCPSTFGSKHSSPLQSNGVLHVSDPHKQRSPTREDVPQGAYQDQAKESPTCDGALRQHDVSRIHEKDIENMAKEELQKQLVEQVELRKKLEREFQSLKGPNEEGTVLQRRDGPTASYCPRSS; translated from the exons ATGGAGTCGATACCCAATCAACAACCAGCGGGACGAGACTCCAGCTCTTCCCCCAGCTCCAAGCAGGACGTTCAGCCcttctccagccccatctcccTGAAGCCTAACCAAGTCAGCGAGACCGCGTTGTATGGAGTGCACATCGTGTCTTTGGTCATAGATGGCCAGGAAAGACTTTGCTTGGCGCAGATATCCAACACATTGCTAAAGAACTACAGTTACAACGAAATCCATAACCGACGCGTTGCTCTTGGAATCACCTGCGTCCAGTGCACGCCCGTCCAGCTCGAGATACTGAGGCGCGCTGGCGCCATGCCAATCTCCTCGCGGCGCTGCGGTATGATCACCAAGCGGGAGGCGGAGAGGCTATGTAAATCATTCCTCGGTGCTCACAACCCACCGAAGCTACCGGAAAATTTCGCTTTTGATGTCTCTCATGAATGCGCTTGGGGAAGCAGAGGTAGCTTCATACCTGCAAGGTATAACAGCTCGAGGGCCAAGTGCATTAAATGCACATATTGTAACATGTATTTTTCCCCAAATAAATTCATATTCCACTCCCATCGCACTCCCGAGTCCAAGTATACACAGCCAGACGCAGCAAACTTCAATTCGTGGAGGCGCCACCTCAAACTAACAGACAAAAGCTCGTCGGATGATGTTGCCCACGCGTGGGAGGATGTTAAAGCGATGTTCAACGGGGGAAGTCGTAAGAGGACGCTACCTATGAGTGGGtcatccatgtcctctcctttGAAGTCACATTCCACCAGTAACCCAACCCAAAGAAGTTCCCCTGAGGTACCCCATAAAACGTTGCGCTGTGACGAAGACCGAGGTAGGCCTAACATCAGTCTGTCAAATGGCGTCCGGAACTACCCGGTTATCCCTGTGCCCAGCAAGAGCTTTGGGATGCTTCAAAAGATCCAGCCACCTCTCTTCCCCCACCCGTATGGATTCCCTGCGTTTGGACTGTGTCAAAAGAAGGACGACGGAGTGGGAGAGACAAATAAAACCAACGTTTCGGGTGTCTTTTGGCCAGGAGCAAAGGACAgtatctatccctctttcccgATGTTTTGGCCTACTGCAGGTGGCCTACCGATGCCACCGTATCAACAGTCACCACCCAAACCACCCACAGAGCTCTTAAGTGTCCGACAGAGTGATCTCGAGTTATCGGATCAAAGTGACCGGTGCGCAAACACACCTAAGGATAGCTTTCACGACAGCGAACGGTGCTCCAGCTCACAATCCACCCGGAACGACGAGGATAAATCCGGGGATGAGGCCCGGTCGACGGAAGGACTCCCCACAACTCCACGGAAGATAAATTACATCTCTGCGTTCAGACCTGTGGTGAAAGACGCCGAAAGCATTGCAAAGCTATACGGCAACAGGGACACGTACAGCGGTGTGCGCTCTGGTTACCTATCGCCAGATTTCGTGAGTGAAAGTTCTAGCTATAGGTCTATGTCCCCGGATGTGGATAGCGTGGACGACCCAGACGTTGACGTGGAGTCAAACAGGGCACAAGAGGATGAAGAGTCAGTCCAACTGTCAGTGGAGGACCGTCAGAGTCCCCCGCCCCTCAACTCAGCCCATTCCGGGCCGGAAGATAGTCAAGAGCTGGGGACAAGTCCAGGACCACACCCGGAAGATCCCCACTCCGGGTCCTCTGATGACGAGAGGCAGGGTGGACAGGTGTCAGAGCGCCATGATACACCGGTGTACGAA GTGTACACACATGAAAAGGATGGACAAATGCCTTTGAACTGTCCATCTACGTTTGGATCAAAACATAGCAGCCCATTGCAATCGAACG GTGTCCTCCATGTTTCCGACCCACATAAACAACGTTCTCCTACAAGAGAGGACGTTCCACAGGGAGCCTATCAGGACCAAGCAAAGGAAAGCCCAACAT GCGATGGGGCGTTACGTCAGCATGACGTCAGTAGGATCCACGAAAAAGATATCGAAAACATGGCTAAAG AGGAACTTCAGAAACAGCTTGTCGAACAAGTGGAGCTCAGAAAAAAGTTGGAACGCGAATTTCAAAGTTTAAAAG GACCAAATGAAGAGGGAACTGTCTTACAGAGAAGAGATGGTCCAACAGCTTCATATTGTCCGAG AAGCTCATGA